From Algoriphagus sp. NG3, the proteins below share one genomic window:
- a CDS encoding DUF72 domain-containing protein yields MKFGSTDHPENIDFTLPPDHPDTAETLKKHKSDAPFEVYVGCAKWNKADLKGFYPRGTKDELTYYSRQFNSIELNATFYNSPDKNQVVQWKEKTPEDFKFFPKIPQSVSHYRRLNDVKNLTDEFADAVSMFEEKLGMVFLQMIDNFNPKFIDRVEGFAQDFPKGVPLAIEVRNEDWFKGEVFDAYYEILKKNNITNIIVDAAARRDMLHMRLSNGAAFVRYVGANHTSDYTRLEDWVERIKLWRSQGLQKLYFFIHQNVEKESPLLAEHFIKMLNKELNLSLKIPNSPDNPLGS; encoded by the coding sequence ATGAAATTTGGCAGCACAGATCATCCTGAGAATATTGACTTCACTCTACCGCCTGATCACCCTGACACGGCTGAGACACTCAAGAAACATAAAAGTGACGCCCCTTTTGAAGTGTATGTGGGCTGCGCCAAATGGAACAAAGCAGATCTCAAAGGCTTCTATCCCCGGGGCACCAAAGATGAACTGACTTATTACTCAAGGCAGTTTAATTCCATTGAGCTCAATGCGACTTTTTACAACTCACCCGACAAAAATCAGGTTGTGCAATGGAAAGAGAAAACCCCGGAAGACTTTAAGTTTTTCCCTAAAATCCCCCAGTCGGTCAGCCACTACCGCAGGCTTAATGATGTCAAGAATCTGACTGATGAATTTGCTGATGCTGTAAGCATGTTTGAAGAAAAACTGGGAATGGTATTTCTACAAATGATTGACAATTTCAACCCGAAGTTTATAGACCGGGTAGAAGGCTTTGCCCAAGACTTCCCCAAAGGAGTTCCACTGGCAATCGAGGTTCGCAATGAAGACTGGTTTAAAGGCGAAGTCTTTGATGCATATTATGAAATCTTAAAGAAAAACAATATCACAAATATTATCGTGGATGCGGCCGCTCGCAGAGACATGCTGCATATGCGGCTTTCCAATGGTGCTGCTTTCGTCCGATATGTAGGTGCCAATCATACGAGCGATTATACGCGACTTGAAGACTGGGTGGAGAGAATCAAGTTGTGGAGATCCCAAGGCCTGCAAAAGCTCTATTTCTTTATCCATCAGAATGTGGAAAAGGAATCGCCTTTACTTGCAGAGCATTTCATCAAAATGCTAAACAAGGAGCTTAACCTTTCTCTAAAAATCCCCAATTCCCCCGACAATCCCCTTGGATCTTAA